A genomic window from Prochlorococcus sp. RS04 includes:
- a CDS encoding Re/Si-specific NAD(P)(+) transhydrogenase subunit alpha: MTKILIPSETSSGERRVSATPEAVKKLKSLGCDVYIESSAGKLSGFSDLSYEESGGKIINNVDQKIWGEADLIFCVQTPSEDNLTKLKKGAVLIGLLNPYGNKELLRIINSNKISALSLELLPRISRAQSSDVLSSQANIAGYKAVLLAASELDRYFPMLMTAAGTVQPAKVVVLGGGVAGLQAVATAKRLGAIVFVSDIRPAVKEQVESLGARFIELPEVEEKPGEAGGYAKAVTPEFLSKQKATLTKYLSEADVAICTAQVLGKKAPVLIDSPMIEKMRSGAVVIDLAVSQGGNCEGSKSNETIIKDGVKLIGAGELPSSVPYDASSLYAKNLTSLITPFIKDGVIKLDKEDELISGCLLSDEGVVLQNKVFEN; encoded by the coding sequence TTGACAAAGATACTTATTCCTTCCGAAACAAGCTCTGGTGAAAGGAGAGTTTCAGCTACGCCAGAAGCTGTAAAGAAATTAAAAAGCCTGGGATGTGATGTTTATATTGAAAGTTCAGCAGGAAAATTATCAGGATTTAGTGACTTATCATATGAAGAATCGGGCGGAAAAATAATAAACAACGTAGATCAAAAAATTTGGGGTGAAGCTGACTTAATATTTTGTGTTCAAACTCCATCAGAGGATAATCTAACTAAGTTAAAGAAAGGCGCTGTTCTTATTGGTCTTCTTAACCCATATGGTAATAAGGAGCTTCTTAGGATTATAAATAGTAATAAGATTTCAGCTTTATCACTAGAGTTGCTCCCGAGGATCAGTAGAGCTCAATCTTCTGATGTTCTCTCTTCACAGGCCAATATTGCTGGATATAAAGCAGTTCTTTTGGCTGCAAGTGAGTTAGATAGATATTTCCCAATGCTTATGACTGCGGCAGGGACAGTCCAACCTGCCAAAGTAGTGGTTCTTGGTGGAGGCGTTGCAGGATTACAGGCAGTTGCGACAGCAAAAAGACTTGGAGCAATAGTATTTGTATCTGATATTAGACCTGCTGTTAAAGAACAAGTAGAGTCCCTCGGAGCAAGATTTATAGAACTTCCTGAAGTTGAGGAAAAGCCCGGAGAGGCAGGAGGTTATGCAAAAGCAGTAACACCCGAATTCCTATCAAAACAGAAGGCAACTTTAACTAAATATTTATCTGAAGCTGATGTTGCTATATGTACTGCGCAAGTTCTAGGTAAAAAGGCCCCTGTTTTAATAGACTCTCCTATGATTGAAAAAATGAGGTCTGGTGCAGTAGTTATTGATTTAGCAGTTTCTCAGGGAGGGAACTGCGAAGGATCAAAATCAAATGAAACTATTATCAAAGATGGGGTAAAACTTATAGGAGCGGGCGAATTACCCTCTTCAGTTCCTTATGATGCAAGTTCACTTTATGCTAAGAACTTAACATCTTTGATTACACCATTTATAAAAGATGGTGTAATTAAATTAGATAAAGAGGATGAACTCATTTCTGGATGTTTATTAAGCGATGAAGGAGTTGTTCTTCAAAATAAAGTTTTTGAAAATTGA
- a CDS encoding NAD(P) transhydrogenase subunit alpha translates to MSFISLLWVLLLGSLLGLELIGKVPPTLHTPLMSGANAISGITMLAALTLIVKAEGNVPLLIIGSVSLGFALFNVVGGFFVTDRMLAMFSRKPSNKK, encoded by the coding sequence ATGTCTTTTATAAGTCTTCTTTGGGTTCTTTTACTTGGTAGTTTGTTAGGCCTCGAGTTAATTGGAAAAGTTCCTCCTACTCTTCACACACCTCTAATGAGTGGAGCAAATGCAATTTCAGGAATAACAATGCTTGCAGCCTTGACTTTAATTGTAAAAGCAGAAGGTAACGTACCACTTTTAATCATTGGTTCAGTTTCTCTTGGATTCGCTCTTTTCAACGTTGTAGGCGGTTTCTTTGTAACTGATCGAATGCTCGCGATGTTTAGTCGTAAACCATCAAATAAGAAGTAA
- a CDS encoding (2Fe-2S) ferredoxin domain-containing protein, whose amino-acid sequence MNIKKHLLLCATPTKQKCFKGNEGQKTWECLKKTLKKFENDPSTKNVHILRSKADCLRVCKNGPILLIWPDGIWYEKVSPEKISEIFTSHVINGKPIEKWIFKKTPFLNSPIY is encoded by the coding sequence GTGAATATAAAAAAACATCTTTTACTATGTGCAACACCCACAAAACAGAAATGCTTTAAAGGCAACGAAGGTCAAAAAACGTGGGAATGTCTGAAAAAGACTTTAAAAAAATTTGAGAATGATCCCTCTACAAAAAACGTTCATATATTAAGATCAAAAGCTGACTGTTTAAGGGTATGCAAGAACGGTCCAATTCTTCTTATTTGGCCTGATGGTATTTGGTATGAGAAAGTTTCTCCAGAAAAAATTTCTGAAATTTTTACCTCACATGTTATTAACGGTAAGCCAATAGAAAAATGGATTTTCAAAAAAACACCATTTTTAAATAGTCCTATATACTAA
- a CDS encoding NAD(P)(+) transhydrogenase (Re/Si-specific) subunit beta: protein MNLPVIIKFVIDLLAVLLLALGIKGLSKVKSARDANRLAAFAMSLSVVGLLSYYLGTSGIAIQSWIWIIIGSIIGSLFGAILAKKVPMTSMPETVALFNGCGGMSSLLVALGVAIFPMSGGQENFDFFKSLINEVSISVSIFVGAITFTGSIVAMAKLQGWLSTPGWTQSKVRHFVNIVFAVASLIAFFDLINGNTSSIWLLVIVSSLLGIGVTLPIGGADMPVVISLLNSYSGIAAAAAGFVVDSQLLIVAGAMVGAAGLILTQVMCKGMNRSLVSVLFGGSLSAQSTTSSGSGEYTNITSCSVEECALTLEAANKVIIVPGYGLAVAQAQHTLREVTKKLEQNGIEVVYAIHPVAGRMPGHMNVLLAEADVPYEQLKEMDVVNPDFPATDVVLVLGANDVVNPQAKNDSSSPLYGMPVLDVQEARTVFVIKRGMSAGYSGIKNDLFDLPNTSMVFGDAKKVLNDLIGELKDLGVGEK from the coding sequence ATGAATCTACCTGTAATCATTAAATTCGTTATTGACCTTCTAGCAGTACTTTTACTGGCGTTGGGAATAAAAGGGTTGTCAAAAGTAAAGTCAGCAAGGGATGCCAATAGATTAGCTGCATTTGCAATGTCGCTATCAGTAGTAGGATTACTTTCTTATTATTTAGGCACTTCTGGTATTGCTATTCAGTCTTGGATTTGGATAATAATTGGATCAATCATAGGTAGTTTATTCGGAGCAATTCTTGCAAAAAAAGTACCTATGACCTCCATGCCTGAAACAGTGGCATTGTTCAATGGTTGTGGAGGAATGTCATCACTTTTAGTGGCCTTAGGAGTAGCTATTTTCCCTATGTCTGGTGGCCAAGAAAATTTTGATTTCTTTAAGTCACTGATTAACGAAGTTTCAATATCTGTTTCTATATTTGTTGGTGCCATAACTTTCACAGGTTCAATTGTGGCGATGGCAAAGTTACAGGGTTGGTTGTCAACTCCAGGATGGACTCAGAGCAAAGTTAGACATTTTGTAAATATTGTTTTTGCAGTTGCTTCCTTGATAGCCTTTTTTGATTTGATAAACGGCAATACAAGTTCTATTTGGCTTTTGGTTATAGTTTCTTCTTTATTAGGTATTGGAGTTACTTTACCAATTGGTGGAGCTGATATGCCAGTCGTTATATCTTTATTAAATAGCTATTCAGGGATTGCAGCAGCAGCAGCAGGTTTCGTTGTAGATAGTCAGCTTTTGATAGTAGCAGGCGCAATGGTTGGAGCAGCAGGTCTAATACTTACTCAAGTAATGTGCAAGGGTATGAATAGATCATTGGTCTCAGTTCTTTTTGGAGGATCTTTATCTGCGCAAAGTACGACCTCTTCTGGTTCAGGAGAATATACAAATATAACTTCTTGCAGTGTTGAAGAATGTGCATTGACTTTAGAGGCAGCCAACAAGGTAATTATTGTTCCTGGTTATGGCCTAGCGGTAGCTCAAGCTCAACATACTTTAAGGGAAGTGACAAAAAAATTAGAACAAAACGGTATTGAAGTTGTTTACGCAATTCATCCTGTAGCAGGGAGGATGCCTGGACATATGAATGTACTTTTAGCAGAAGCAGATGTTCCTTACGAACAACTTAAAGAGATGGACGTTGTAAATCCTGATTTTCCAGCAACGGATGTTGTTTTAGTTTTAGGAGCAAATGATGTGGTTAATCCTCAAGCTAAAAATGATAGCTCTTCTCCTTTATATGGCATGCCAGTTCTTGATGTGCAGGAAGCAAGAACGGTATTTGTAATTAAACGTGGTATGAGTGCAGGTTACTCCGGAATAAAAAATGATTTATTTGATTTACCAAATACCTCAATGGTCTTTGGTGATGCAAAAAAGGTACTGAATGATTTGATTGGAGAATTAAAGGATCTTGGGGTTGGGGAGAAATAA
- a CDS encoding EF-1 guanine nucleotide exchange domain-containing protein encodes MSIKAIECPDGVCHSHHGGHAVPRQAMQKNLEKHGKDWCEKLAERIYEMSVDTYSQTVMPSLHSAGWQRRHLDWEFKLAENGSEPDEALVEGIINATESFLRSSEVHRLFIQELVQGTFEEANDKKIISKAIKSIIEEEIVSSLREKKETLLKKISAKLISEEKVSEELAINSAKEGFEEVERLLANHSEAV; translated from the coding sequence ATGAGTATAAAAGCAATCGAATGTCCTGATGGAGTATGTCACAGTCATCATGGTGGACATGCTGTTCCAAGACAAGCAATGCAGAAAAACCTAGAAAAGCATGGTAAAGACTGGTGCGAAAAATTAGCAGAGAGAATTTATGAAATGTCAGTTGATACTTATTCACAGACAGTCATGCCAAGTCTGCACTCTGCGGGTTGGCAAAGAAGACATCTAGATTGGGAATTTAAGCTGGCAGAAAATGGTTCTGAACCTGATGAAGCTCTTGTTGAAGGAATTATTAATGCCACAGAAAGCTTTCTACGGAGTAGTGAGGTACATCGATTATTTATTCAAGAATTAGTTCAGGGCACATTCGAGGAAGCAAATGATAAAAAAATAATTTCTAAAGCAATAAAATCTATCATTGAAGAAGAAATTGTTAGTTCACTAAGAGAAAAGAAAGAAACACTTTTAAAAAAAATATCCGCAAAATTAATATCAGAAGAAAAAGTTAGCGAGGAACTTGCAATAAATTCAGCTAAAGAGGGTTTTGAGGAAGTTGAAAGGCTACTTGCAAATCACAGCGAGGCAGTCTAA
- a CDS encoding YheT family hydrolase — translation MGLGRNNSISFSFSDYLKNKPFQEVLPWIGGDLQTLRDTFVIDFGKSKKNKKIFFPINKILSKKFECDYLLGFLELPDNLDSLRGFVIVTHGLGGSTKRFGLRRISRKLANNGFGVLKLNLRGSGSARYLAKGNYCARCSSDVISAINYFKKLINLEFKDLMKRNNNLPIYGVGLSLGGTILLNACLDYDENKGEKLLDGLACVSTPLDLSSCSLCIEKPRNSIYQKWLLHRLKNQLWEGFNDEGKLLDNEKLRIKIRNLKSIREFDQKFTAPSWGFNSLEDYYIKASPIFRIQNSIKKLPPMLFIHAKDDPWVPYKDTLNLRKESIDKFTIFITEKGGHNGFHSINGCWSDEVVKNWFISI, via the coding sequence TTGGGGTTGGGGAGAAATAATAGCATATCTTTTAGTTTTTCAGATTACCTAAAAAATAAGCCATTTCAAGAAGTTTTACCTTGGATAGGTGGCGACTTACAAACTTTGAGAGATACTTTTGTTATTGATTTTGGTAAATCAAAAAAAAATAAAAAAATATTCTTTCCGATTAATAAAATTCTTTCTAAAAAATTTGAATGTGATTATCTTTTAGGGTTTTTAGAATTACCTGATAACTTAGACTCACTTAGGGGTTTTGTAATCGTTACTCATGGATTAGGAGGCTCAACTAAACGGTTTGGTTTAAGAAGAATCTCTAGGAAATTAGCAAATAATGGTTTTGGTGTTCTTAAATTAAATCTAAGAGGATCTGGATCAGCGAGATATTTAGCTAAAGGAAATTATTGTGCTAGATGCTCCAGTGATGTTATTTCAGCAATTAATTATTTTAAAAAATTGATTAATTTAGAGTTTAAAGATCTTATGAAAAGGAATAATAATCTTCCAATTTACGGAGTTGGATTATCTTTAGGCGGAACAATTCTTTTAAATGCCTGCCTAGATTACGATGAAAACAAAGGAGAAAAACTTTTAGATGGTCTTGCCTGCGTGAGTACCCCTTTGGATTTATCTTCATGCAGTCTCTGTATTGAAAAACCTAGAAATTCTATCTACCAAAAATGGTTACTTCACCGCTTAAAAAATCAGTTATGGGAGGGATTTAATGATGAAGGAAAACTACTTGATAACGAGAAATTAAGAATAAAAATTAGAAATTTAAAAAGTATAAGAGAATTTGATCAGAAATTTACAGCTCCTAGTTGGGGATTTAATTCTTTAGAAGATTACTATATTAAAGCTTCTCCAATATTTAGAATCCAAAACTCAATAAAAAAATTACCTCCAATGCTTTTTATTCATGCGAAGGATGATCCCTGGGTTCCATATAAGGATACTTTGAATTTAAGAAAAGAATCTATTGATAAATTCACTATTTTTATAACTGAAAAAGGAGGTCATAATGGTTTTCATTCGATTAATGGCTGCTGGTCAGATGAAGTCGTAAAGAACTGGTTTATTAGTATATAG